ACTGGCTGCAAAAATCAATACCAGGAAACCACGGAAAGCTGTTTGGATGCGTGTTGCAGCCAACTCTTCTCTTAAAATTTGCTGGTGATGATCGGTTTTCTGTACTTTAACGCAGGTGGAAGGACTACAAGCAGCATCAGAGATGAAATGTTCATTTGTATCCCCAACATGAGAAGCATAATTGCGATTAAGCTGGTCTTGGATGTTTTCAGTCTCCGTACCAACTGAACAGTTCGTAGAATGCAGAGACTTGGAATGTGATTGGCTACTATTCGCCTTCTGTTAAGGGTACAAAATCATGCTGTAGTTATTAAGAGGCCGAAATTCAGAAAACCTACAGTAATTAAAAAGGAAGTGATGTTTGAGCTTAGGACAACATGACTTCAAAGAAAACAAGATTTTATTGTTTAGCATGTCAATATTATGCAGTCAGCGTCTGTCTTTTGGAATACTAGTCCACGAGTTAACTTTACATTCTGCTGACTTGAACAGTATCTTCTCGGTATTCAGACCTTTCCGCTTTGACAAATGTCTGGTTTACTTATTGACTACACAGAGCACCATATATCCTAAATAACATCCGGTACAAGAGGAGTCCCTCCAGCCAAAACTATACATTTCATTTTTGTGGGTCATTCGAAGGGTGCTACAAGATATTCACTCGTGCTTTGCTTATTCCTCCGTAACAAGTCTGTTTCGCACCAAATTGACTCAGTCAACAGAACAAAGTATACAAGGCAGCCCCTAAGGCCGAGTACCAAGCTTGCAAATATGCACATACAAACTTCAACAGTATGGTAACCCACCTCTTCATCCTTATTTGAAGGtgacttttgtgatttttttaaaccCACCAAGCCTCTGATCCATTTTCCAGAGACGCCCATTCTGCCTGTTGGATCGGGTCAATCAATAGAACCTGCCAGGAAAAGATGGTTGTGACCATTGCAACCACATTTTTGCACCTTATAGCAGAAACAAAGGGATgaaggatttaaaaaaaaataaacgtaTCCAAAAGAAAGTTGTAATTTCTTGAACTACACACAAACTGGTAACGATTTCAAGCCATGGACATTTCACCGTGATCATGAGCCGACTCTCACAAGTTACTACATTGTTTTACAAGTCCAAGCTGGCATTACCTCTTAAGGCAAATCCACTGTCCTTTCCTAGAAGCTAAATTACAGTAACTTCAGTATTGCAATGAACAGCCTCTCGTTGATGGAACCCtaacaaaaactccaaacctgAAGCAGCAACATGGGAGAAATACGAGGGCCTTTCACAGATCGAATGTCATCTCAACAATGTCAATTTCTAAAATAGCTCTACCACGAGTGAAAAGATAAACTGGCCCCTTGGGCAAGCCTCATCCGATGAAAACAGTGATAGTACAGCATCTGCATAGACTACAGAGCACACATCCAATTGCTCAATCCAAGTAATGCTAAGAAAATCGTTGCAGAGGAGGACATGAACAGCACGCGCTATGAAATCAACAGTCACTTTAGAATTATCAGAGAACACTAGAAAGCGACAAATCCATTACAAACTGCATCCCAGCAACTGTTGCCCAGACCACTGCACAACCAGCGTCCTCACAGTTCTCATACATGGACATAAGACCACAAGGAATCGATCCATACGTTGAGAAAGTTCCCCTCCATGAACAAAAACGAGGTTATTATAAAGCCATCAAGAAGCAGCTAGCCACCGCATGCAggtagacccaaaaaaaaagccacCATTCATCAGTAACAACCGAAACAACAAACTCTCGCAAATGCCACACGGAGAACGAGTactgaaaaaaaagataagacatTAAGCACAGAGAGCTCACGGAGCTCAATTCTCCGGAATCAAAGCCCCCGATAACCAGCGACGAGCACAATAGCGCAACGGTGatacccttcttcttcctccgtctCAATCGATTACCAAGCgaagaaatctctctctctctctctctctctctgaaaaggTTTGTCGaaccaaggggaaaaaaaaattcaacttcaaAGCGATATGGGTGTCTCTCTCTGGGTATAATGTAAGAAGGTGGTCGTGATGAAGTTGAAGAACGAATGTAGAAACAGGACAAAAGAAACAGATGTTGAAAATGGAAAGCAGCGTCGGCGACGTCGACTTGCTGTCGGGTGAACACGCAACAAAACAAACTAAACGGGTCAATTGCCGGTTGCGTGATTAGATTCCTTCCTACGCATCGGATGCTCTCTTTTGTCTAACTTAGCAGATCTCACCCAtcatcccaaaagaaaaaagaaaaaagaaaaacgtgcATTTTTTAATGGATAAATTTAACTGGGTATAAAAATCTAGAGaatcgatttaaaaaatatatttttccgGTGACGTAAAAGTGAACTCTTCCattgtgtttttattttagaaaaccAGTGAGACGCAAGTCGCATTTGATGTGAAGAACAAGGTAGATTCTTCAGAGGGACACCTTGGGTCTTTGGCGTTTCAAAGCCTCTTATCAGTCGCTAGAGCCTTTCATTATCTGCTATAAACCTGCGTGACATGCCCAGCAGTATGCCCTCGCATGTGCTTTATCATCATCTAATTCTCAAATCGAAAGAAtaaggggaagaaaagaaagagaagatagaTACAGCTAGAGATGATAGGCATGAATTTACACAACCAACGAAGTAATATAAACGAATGGCTTCAAGAACTAACTGATTGGAGAATCTATCTTCTTCTGGAGGTACCGAAACAATCTGGCAGGCGACAACACCGGCTTGTCCCTTGATTTGATACAAAGTCTCCCTACGTCCAGGAGGTTTCTTAGCTCCCTTGAATCGTAGTCATTTCCGAGATCTGGGTCTATCAGCTTATAGATGGAGCTACCCAAATGATTTTCTTGAACCCACTGAATTAGATCGGCCCCTTCCTTTTCAGATGATTGTCCCGTGATGAGCTCCAGGATCAGCACGCCGAGCTGGAAAATAATGTTTCTGCATTCTGCCTCGATACAATCTGCAATGAGAATGAGGGATTCGAAGAATGTTAAGCAATGGGAATAGGAGGATGCACATTTGTATCATTGCGAAGGCGATGAATATGTTGATGACAAATCACCTGTGGGATGAGAAGTTCCGGTGTGATTCCCAGAAGAACCAAGAAAACCAACATTGGATAGCTGAGGATAATCaaggaaaatgtcattttgCTAGTGACTATATATGGTAACAGTAAATTCCAAGATCTTATGAGTTGAGATTCACTGTTATTCGATTCAGAAAATGCAAAGAAGATGCTAGACTAATGCTATgacagaaatgaaaaaaatcactaCCTTGGCAATGAAGTTCTCATCCAACATGATATTGCTTGCGCTGACAGATACATGATATACTGGGGGATCATTAAATAGGAGCAAATATTCCTGCAGACAGATTGAGACTTTGTCAACTTAAAGCCAGATTTACCCCCAATAAGAAAAACTATCTTATGCACTCATAAGATGAAGCTAGTTTCCTCCCCAGCAGATTCAGCATGACAAAGGATTGGCCAAACACATCTTGTAGTGCTAAGAGCTGTAAGTCATACTACTCAACAGATAAAACATCTGTACCAAAAGGTTGATAATGTCAATATGGTCATTCAGGATTCTACAATCATCCAGGATCATGATACTTTTTTCCAAGGATAAGTTCCGGATTTATGGTTGATGTCTCAGGTCATCAGGTAACTAGCTCTCCAGCGAGAGTCATGCAAGGTTTATGATCATGTCTGGCAGAGACCATTCCAGATTGGAGGGTACACTAAGGAAGCAAATTCCAATTCTTAGGAAAGCCTCCCAATTTGACTTGTCTCTGTTCCTTCATAAGAAATGAAAACTGAAGCTGACAGTTACAACGACTCCATGACTTACCAATGCAGCCGCTACACCATTGGCTATCTGTAGTCTCGTTCTCCAAGTCAAAGGAGTCCTAAGAGGATCTGCAAAGGGCCTCCTTATTTAGACCAAAATTTATCAAGCCAccacttagaaaaaaaatttaaccgaAAGTTACCATTGAGATGGTCCTTCAAGCTACCATTCTCAACATTGTCGAACACTAACAAACTGCAAGGTGTAGAACTATTTGTCATCCAATTGTGAGCCAATTAAACATATAGAGTTGCATTCCCCATTCAGCAGAAGATAACTTCTTTCGAAGTAAAGATATTGTTTTTTTCTCAATCACAGGAGAAGGGATACTTGCTCAATCAAGGTACATTGGATGAACAAGCAAGATCACCAACAGGAGAGAAATTAAAAGACCAGTTATCCACATGCACAAATAAAATATTGTAAGGAAGTACAGCACTGAGGTTTTCAACATTTGCTCAAATGAGGGCCATACCTTTTTTGCCCCATACAGAACCCTCTAAGTGCAAGGAGGTGGCGGTGATGCAAACGGCCTAAGAGCTGCACTTCTCTGTAGAAGACCTCTTTACTCTGATCAAATTCCTTAACCTCTTTCACCAACGCAAGCCCCGCATCACTGAAGTTGGCTCTGTAAGCCGCCCCATGAGCATCGCTATAGATGATCCTGCAAAAGCTGTCCGTTGCCTTCTTTATGTCCTTATATGAGAAGTGCCTCACAAAAGAAACTGGACCTGTAAATATAAGATGGCAATGACAGAGTGCACATAGACAGTAAGAAAGACTTCTCCGAGCAAACGTCAAGTGAAGAAGATTGAATTAAGCACTGCCAATCACATCAACAAATTCAGTGATCATTTCACCGAGACCATTGTTAGATGATATCTTAGATAGGCTGCATAGTTCAAACAATCCCTTTTTGCCACCTGATTTCAAGTAAAAGAACTGGCACATCGTGGCAACTCCATTTGACCTCTCTAGAAGAGATCAAAATTTAAGTAGCTCAAAACAACATTTTACTACACACGATCGTCGCAATAAACACAGGGAACTAGCAAACAGCTTCTACCGTCGTCACAACATTACGACATTGGGATCCATACTGAACTCCACATCACAAACCTTCACCGCCTTTCGAACTCAATCCTTCAGAACCGCTTCCACTTTTCTCATCAAGCCACGGGAATTCCCGCCCTAACGAGCTCCCCATCTTCCATCGcgcaaagagggagagagacccgCTCCCGCTAATTAATTACGCACGAACTCACAAGTCACAGCAACCGGGGCGAATTACCCAACACCAGGCACGCAACACACTACGAACCCAGAAATTTGGGAAAGGAGAGCCACGAGCTATCACCTCCACCCCGACTCGAATTGCTCACCGCCCGAAGAACTCCAACGCGAGAACCACGGATTGCTCTTGAATTAAAACGTCACAAAACAAATCAAGCGCGGCGAGCTCTTCATTTCCGGATCACAGAGCACgctgagggagagagagagagagagtagtagtagtagtagtacaCCAACCTGGGGGAAGAGGAGCGGGGCGAAAGCAAGCGTGGATCTTACGGATCAAGCGATCCGTACCAGCCGTGGCCACCATGAATCCTCTGCGAATTCTCCCTTTACTGGGGAAGACAGGAGAGCGCAAAAGCTGGAAGAGTACAAGTGGCAGCGAAGTTTCTCAGTGCGTCGGTTTGCTTTTAATCAACGCCATGTTCGTCTTGCCTACTCTTTCACCTCTGCGCGTGGGCGACTGCGAGACCCAGCGACCGGCCGCGTGTCTCTGAGCGAGAGGTGCCAGCTCGGTAAAAACAAAATACGACGCCTGCCGTTATCCGATTCCTTTTTGGTAAAAGAGTAAAACTCCGGCCGTTTCTCGTTCGGTTTGTTTCAccaaaaataacttaaaaaaaaaaaatcgaactttcaagcatttaattaacaaaaaataaattaattaagaaaaatatttttattgatacaaaatgatttcctctttttcctctctctttgctCTTTGCACTCCTTCAGCTACcttcttgtttaatttttttttttcatttttcttccttcctaGGTCGATCGATCACAGGCAAGGGAATAGCTCACCCAAAGAccagcgaggctcgacctttcGCAAGTTGGAGCTCGTCCTTTGGCTGTGGTTGATCGCCAACCGTCTCTATTTGAAAAATgtctcatttttcgtgaaacaatcGGAGTCTTTcgcgaaaatgaatgatttgaaaaatatttttcacactaatcacttaaaataattagtcaatttgTATTTAAATATTTGTGGAAGTGTtagacatctaaattttgaattcttatttatggcataaaaattagggactaacattAGTCCTTAGCAAAAAtgttaaaatcatttttatatagttattacttagattaatttattttagcatGCACTTACATTTGCATTTGAGTCGGACCGACATCGGATGAAATTAATTCAGTTTGGATTAAGCTCGCAAGAATGTGAAAATCAATCAAGCCGATATCCTCCATGTGGTCAAATATCGCGAAGGATTGCACGACAAAATGGGATCTTTGGGGcgtggaatttttgaaaaaaaatgatgatgatgaaaggGGGCAGAAGCaagatttttgggaacagaaaagATATTATCAAAtaataggaaaatgaaaagaatgtgGGCGcaacgagaatagaagagaagcatttcccaaagagagagaaaaacggaacGCGAAGAAGCTTCCCTTggactcactctctctctctccactaagGAATTGGAAGAAATCTGAAACTGTGGGATATCAAAAGTGATCTGGGCAATCCACGGAATCATTCTAGGCGcggaacaaaaaacaaaaaaggtctTGTTCCTCTTCGGTGCTTCTCTTGCAGATTTGCCGTGGGTTCCTTTGCTAACAATTTCAGCCCAAGCGGTGCAGACGAATCCTCCGTCTTGAAGCCCGGTGCCGAGCACAAAGGAGACCAACCTTTTGCCGCGGGAGAGGAAATCAGTCCAACGAGCCTTTCCTTGACTCGTGAATATTTCGCCTTGCATGTTCCCGAACCTGCAAAGGAGAATGAAATCCACGATCTCATTCATTGATGAATCCCCTACTGTGAAGGCTCGTTGAACCACCGTCCAACATCACGAGCCACGCCATCCGCTGCCCTGAGCTGTTCCAATCCCAAACCAGGCTCTGCAAGTTCTTTCGCACCAACACTAAGGCTACGTTCGAttgtccgtataaaactcgagataggatatgttttatcctatcccgtgtttagTAGGTGttccggatagtataatgtcgaaTATAGAGgagatataacccggataaaaaaatccaaggggagggggtaggataaagtcggataggatttctcttatccgttatataaaagctaacttttaaaatgatgacaactttcttatctcatttgtttatattttcattttattattatttttttttgcaaagaggtttgaaaatctaataaaatgtgtatattttcaattttttttttgtgtatgagaacgttatttttatagtaataagatcggaatatttcatgagcatcacgtaggggcatatatgtcatttatatttatatatagtttctaccaaatgcgggatatgataggatatgagaatatccgactttaaatccgtagttcaccaagcggtggataggatatggccaaatccctagatttcttattctatcatatccaatcctatcccgaccggAAATCCCGaagaccaaacgcagcctaaggatgcgtatggtaacgctccagaaaaagtgtgtttgttcccaaagtgttctggGAATACTTTGGGAACgtaaacgcgtatggtaaaaaagtgttcctaaagtgttccgggaacacttttcgtaaacgggaacacttttggagcgaaaacgagaaacaaaaaatacttgtttctttgttctcggaacactttttatcaaagtttttgaacacattttataacgtaagaggaacactttttgcaaccctctgttcctggactactccttcacactctcaaagacgacgactttttattaaagcttttgaacacattttttttttgtagttactaaacgcgtttctgttcccaaaaatcgtaggCGGGAACGTAAACAGAGAAAAAGTGTTTccgttccaaaagttgttccgggaacgtaaacgttaccatacgcaccctaagcCGACCAACTTTCAAGCGAAAGGATTCCCAAGTCTTTCCAAAGAAATTTGCGGTCATCGAATCACATGAGCCTCCATATCGAGCCAATCAGCCCAAGTTTTGGATCGCAATTTTTTGGAGCAAATTCAAATTGGAGAACATCCTTGCGAAATACCTACTTTGCATGGATTGAATGTTAGATTGCATATCTTAAAATTCCGTTACTTGATTTAGAATATTGCAATACTCGATTACCTGAATTGATGGATTGCGtgtctaaattgaatattttgggatttttgttgtGCAATATATGACTTGCCTAGTTTGAAAGATTTGGTTggaataaaatatgaaaatttcaaaatctttttttgaaaatttcttgaagatactcaagataccaaaaatctttcaaaatgtgatcgattaggaaaatctcataatccgcaacttgccatacaagtaaggatttgagttcaatcgttaatcgtatgattacgaattaaatattaactcaaatattcgcgaaatacaTTCAAAAATCAGTTGATATAACCActtcattgatttgattggcgTGATATCTTTAGAACGAATATTCTCTtacatgatatttaaaattttaaaagatattgcgttgcattttaaattaaaatcatgtagatatttgcacgttaatTTACTTTTCAGAATGAGTGAATTttgatttgcattctaggatagaatccgcatatttgagtagattttcatgtctaaaataatttatctttaatatgttgggGATTAGGCAAACTTGAACcataaaatatgtaagataattatcctTAGACatagttttatttagggtcattcattaatccgaaaaaaaataaaataagctttatatgtcatttgcatgctaggtttagatcatgtagaatttgcatgtttacgTCTTAaattaattcgtaagtcatgtagtcaatttaattagaccgtaacatcatttgtacattagtttcatttaattgcatgtcatctaggttagtcatgtagttaattaaattaatttcatacgcatgcttaggatttccttgcatttaatttaattcatttgcatcttagattaaattcatgcattgcatataggttagtctttatcccattaaaaagcaaaaattcaaaagtgagaacaatttatcttggcgtatgcttcccgcaattaccttgacttctggatgttcaattaattgattgtgcaatcgcatgataacctttgtttaTGACTttggttaaaatcaattaatgttgcttgacaaaattcattttcatgaaataaaatggtaccgaaagggcgttagagtaatatagcgtaatcaagtccccggacttggaatctctagttcgtagaagtaatttagttctctcactaatttatttaggtttctaatcgacctaccaaaaacgattagtggcgactccaattcaaatatctttgcatgttaagttgcgatttggtatggactttggagagtccgagttaagttagttgaataattgacccgataatccattagcctagaaacttgatttttaTGTCGCGACgggaagaaattattttcgtcaACTTATAAGATAAGCGAccattttttgttaaatattttcaaaatcactcattttttgtgGAACAAAATGAGCATAAGAATGAttgcttaaaaaatatttttatcgtaaacgaaaatattcaaacataaatttttgtcaataatgaaaaaaaatcattgactaattatttcgagtAATATAGATAATCATTTCcacaaatatatttttcaaaccattaatttttctttaaaaaaagcaCACttaagctcaatttattttacaaaaaatcaatcattaaaaaaatattattgtaaTTTTGCCCATTAATAGCCTTTTAGAAAAAGAGATAACTAAAAAGTACTTCCATTATCCACAAAGCATGAGTTGTGTTTATGgcgaaaatgtttttttatcgattatttttataagcgataaaaatgattaaaattagaaaataatatatttcaaattgTTGCGAAACACACAGAaccttaattttgaaaaattataaaaccgACTTCGGGTTGGAcatgctttttttccttttcataagATCTCTCTCGGAGAGACACGAGCCAGGTTGAACTACCGTTGCTCCAAACATTCACTTACCACATCGCCGATGTCAAAAAGCACCTTCCGGTGAAATTATTTATTCTTCACGAAATAAAAATTGAACAACAATAAGATGTTGAGAAGAGTGCGTTGATTTGCCTCTATTCaacccatcttttttttttcgaattccCCCGTCCCCTAGAGTTTCTCTCCTCCTCAAGCCattagaggtgatcggttctcGGTCCAGTCCGGTTCCCCTTAAGAACCGATAACTTGATCGGTGatctcggttctcaattttctgGAACCCGAAACCGAACTACCAGCCCAATCCGGTTCCCGGGCTGTTCCATTGGATCggacacatgccaaaaaaaaaaattcaccattCCTAACATAGAGCAAATAAGCttggttactttcaaaaaataaaacagaatgtAACTAAAAAGACTTCTACatagaagaataaaaaatagaaagtgtcaatagcttctcaatttggtaaaatttcttggacacccttaacaagtaaagagagggtaactttaaaaaaaaaattcaatcggtccggtcctaggatcctagaaccaagaaccggaccgctccctctagaaccagaaaccggaccaccggtccgggcGATCCCGGTTTGAGTGGTCTGATTCGCTCACCCCTACAAGCCATCGCCCAAGCTCCTGTTTTCTGCAGCAAATTTTCATAGGGAAAGACCTCTTCCCTCCCCTTCTCc
The genomic region above belongs to Rhodamnia argentea isolate NSW1041297 chromosome 6, ASM2092103v1, whole genome shotgun sequence and contains:
- the LOC115734220 gene encoding probable receptor-like protein kinase At1g49730 isoform X1, with translation MVATAGTDRLIRKIHACFRPAPLPPGPVSFVRHFSYKDIKKATDSFCRIIYSDAHGAAYRANFSDAGLALVKEVKEFDQSKEVFYREVQLLGRLHHRHLLALRGFCMGQKSSTPCSLLVFDNVENGSLKDHLNDPLRTPLTWRTRLQIANGVAAALEYLLLFNDPPVYHVSVSASNIMLDENFIAKLSNVGFLGSSGNHTGTSHPTDCIEAECRNIIFQLGVLILELITGQSSEKEGADLIQWVQENHLGSSIYKLIDPDLGNDYDSRELRNLLDVGRLCIKSRDKPVLSPARLFRYLQKKIDSPIS
- the LOC115734220 gene encoding probable receptor-like protein kinase At1g49730 isoform X2, which gives rise to MVATAGTDRLIRKIHACFRPAPLPPGPVSFVRHFSYKDIKKATDSFCRIIYSDAHGAAYRANFSDAGLALVKEVKEFDQSKEVFYREVQLLGRLHHRHLLALRGFCMGQKSLLVFDNVENGSLKDHLNDPLRTPLTWRTRLQIANGVAAALEYLLLFNDPPVYHVSVSASNIMLDENFIAKLSNVGFLGSSGNHTGTSHPTDCIEAECRNIIFQLGVLILELITGQSSEKEGADLIQWVQENHLGSSIYKLIDPDLGNDYDSRELRNLLDVGRLCIKSRDKPVLSPARLFRYLQKKIDSPIS